ttttctccaggAATAATTTGTTTCTCTTGAATTAGTTTATTAGCGTAATATTCAATTCTTTCAAAGGAACAAAAAACCCTTACTCTTAATTATTCCTTTTCAAAAGGAATTACTTTTCATACATGACCAAAAAATCATGAGTATCTTCTTGACTTAAGTGCTCTCCTTTTCTTAAAGTAGTATAGGTTGGTTTATTTAAGCCTATTTTGATACTATGTGTTTATATGTCTATTCTCTGTCATTTCTTTTGTGCCAAATTATTACTCCTTTTACCAAATAAACCTAGTCTTGTCGAAATCATTAAAACATATGACTATAGAACTCAAATGCAAATGCTTTTCTTCCCCTTTGGCTATTAAAAATGGATGAATAAGACAATGCTTAAATGTCTATGCATCTTTTATAAGAGCTACAATTTGTGTGTGAGCTGCTGTTTTCTGATTTGGGATTATTTTGGACGTTTTCTTGTGTGACAAAATAGTGATGTTGGGAGCTTTTGCAACCTTCTTAATAGTCacaaatcaaacaacaatCATCATCATTTGTTTAACCTTTTTGACTTCTCATTTATACTTTGGTGAATTTGTAGAAAAATAGCATGTGtgcaaaaaataacaaatattatatatagctgatattcataaataagtatattttgtaactttttcttatttctttagTACATGCAAAGCATCTTTAAATTCCaagattttgaattgttttataCTTTTAGTTCCATATTGTTGATTTTCTCATTTCtgaaatttcaattgtttgaatttgtataaGTAGTAACCGAGAGGGGTGGTTGCAAAGCAACGGTGCTGATTCACATAGCCTTGTTGGATCGTTGTCCTTCCCGTGATTGTCGTCTTAGCTAAGAGGTAAAGAGACTTTATTTCGAACaaataatatgtatataatcATCGTATGTATGAAGCTTAGAACTAATGTGCATTTTTCCATGAAATGACAGGAAAAAATGTGTGCAAAGAGGTAATTGGATTAAAAGATGAATCTGAGCTTCTTCGGTATGGAAATGGGAGCTGTACTGCAGctagagaaagagaaagcaTGAGCAAATACAAACATTtccatttgaaattttgaattattgatgGAGGTTCTTCTCTTTGTTGATGGAAAATGAAGGCATGAacatatctatatctatatgtatacatacatatttatatttatatgtccATAAAGAGACGTTCCCAATCAAGAAGATGGGCGTGAAGCAGCtgggagtattttatattaattagttttgacATGTTCCTTCTCTTTATTTCTTCGTTTTAGTTTGATTTGGCTACTAATGATTTGCTAATGTAACAATTTAACTTATATTCTGCCATCATATGTTGTAAATGTAACATTGCGATTGCTCGTTTCTCTCATGTTAAAGAGCGTAAAGATGTTAGAGACACTCTAGGATATTTTATTAAAGCCCATAATCTTCAGCCTTTCAAAGCAACTATCAGTATCTCAAGTTACCCTTGATACAAATGAGTAGATTGTTTTGTGTCAATAAAGCACCGATCAATATCTCGGAGAATCGACCGTCAATTCATTAACAAGATGAAGACTGAATGAGGAATTATCGAACTATCATTTATTCGATATGAAATGAAGATCAGTTGGCACACGTCCTAACAAATTAAAGGCACTAAATTCTAAGATTTTCAATGAAGTTCTtgtcaagttaattttgatgGGTAGTGTCGAATAAAGAATGATAATcgcaaagaaaaagaaagaacaacttcctccgtcccaactaagttgggTCGTATTTGTTTTTGGGATGTCTGAACTAAggagtcatttcttttattgacaaaaaacaaaacatctaatcgctcttactttattccctcttctactttactctctcttatctctcgtacttttttcctctctcctatttattttatctacattTATCAATTAACACAATTTGTTAATCTCTGTGCTCTTAGTTGGGATGAAAGGAGTACATCATAAGAAAATGTAGAattgtacttcctccgtctccaATTCGTGTCACGATTTGACTTGGCCCTtgtttaagaaatttaaagaaaagaatggactgaaaaagttagtgatacgtgtgtattaattttatacattagggtggcgttcggttgccatgactaattattatgagactatccatctaggattaagttgtgggattattttaattggaggggggaggctatgactaataatcatgagactatccatctagaattaagttgtgggggtcaatcttatgaaccaaacatgatacatatttaatcatgagatttagtctttcccactgacatacttggattttacatggttttagagggtggttttgtatgaatttaatcatattttgtctattattgggCATGTTTATATccacttctctattatgttggtatgttgaccattttgttaaaaatgtgtagaaaaaggtacaaaatatgtggatgtgcagccttggtttgagacaatattaactggagattttgaagtccaatcagccccTAATGCATATCATTCTCtacgtcttcgaaagagcttcgcgtgggtatctcgcacgcctcaaccggagttcggtagaagaagttatggccgttataAGAACACTGCGCGTTCCAGAAAATATcacgcggccgggtgaattaaccacccggccgggtacggTGCTTCGTTGCGAAAAGAGTAAGAAATTGGTCAAAAATGACCatccggccgggtgaattttaCTCTTTATAATTCCACCTGGCCGGGTACGCTATTTTGGCGTATTCTTATGCCAAAAACGCGATTTTTGATGGGGGATTAAAAGGAAGAAAGCCTAGGGTTCACAGATTCTACATTCTACCGCCTCCAACACATTCCACACTTTCCCAAGAACCCTTTGaagagagatttgaagattgaagactacaAATCGAGAGATTGGAGTCTCTAATCCATAGAATCGTTCCACAGGAGTATCTATTTGCTTTCTTTTATGTATTGAATCCATTGTATTGGTTTTTAtgatgaacatgagtagctaaaatttattgtggagttttggtgaagactatAATGGGTGtttgtgattaattcaaggacttCTTTTGATTGCTTAActcttgtgatttctttgttcATTCTTGTGcccttttcaattcaattgtttAGCTACCAATTGGGTTTGTTTACCTTTATAGTtgtaatcgagagatacctaTCTAGGTTTGATAAAAAGTGAACATCACTTTGATAATctacactcgagagaggggaaCCTTAGTGAGGGCTTGGGTCTTTTGTTCTATGGAGTTAATCTAAACATATAagaaggagacttcaatattaagAGTTAATCAACGGGGTGAGTACACTTGCGAGAGGGCTCAACCTAGACTAGTGActttcctagtaatcctagagactaaaatgggtaatcgaagttgttgaatcaatcacaagacaattccattgtagttggatccaaaACTCTACTTTCCTCTTTGTGGTATCTTTTCACTTGTGTTTATTTCCTCTtgtcacttttaatttattttttattattatatgctTATAGTAGTGTTAGAACAAAACCATTTCTCTTGGATTGTCTAGATAGTAATCGAAATTTGTTTGTGGTACTTGAGTTGATACAAtcttgtctctgtgggatatgatactcttgcttgctaattgctgcactagccccgtacacttgcgggtattatttgtgttaaaataagttgagccaccaaccgaacaccccctagtagtattatattaaaatgtgatggaatatgagttttactatgaaaaataataatataaatgaagtgagataaTTAATAAGGGACTAATTTCAAGAAAGGAACGAAGGAACGAAGGGAGTTATCGAAACTTTTGCAGGATAGATTTAAATATCCCCTACATACTTTGTAATACTCTCTATATTAGAGAGAGATGCTGTGACATGAGAAAAATAGATACAGAACTCAATTCCATTCTGCCATTCTATTTCTacatttatattcatttgttAACATGAGACTCGTTGTGGTTCTATTACTGGGCCTCGACCCAATAACAAGCGTGAATGATTTACTCCACATCAATGCTTTTAAGATTTTAAGTTTGGACACAAATTTAGATGTCGGCACAAGCCAACTAAGATAATATATAGATTCAACTCGACTTAAAATGGTAATTTCgtttatactactccctcctaGCCCTCATTTTTGGTCCAGTATGTGTTGGaaacaagttttaagaaatgtaaataaaaatgggttaaaaagttagtgaaatatgaatcctacttttatatattaattttataataaaatatgagtgaaatgaattagtaaaatatgaagtCCACCTAACATTTATGGTATAAAATGTAAGTAGATAATAAATAAGGAACGGACAAAAATGTACTGAAAATGGGGCCGGAGGGAGTATGGACTATTTATTGCAATTTTGTTCCTCTTTTCCCTTTAAACATATGCGTCAATTTGTGGgctaaaatattagttttataaagcCAAGTGGCCCACTATGATTGCGGCCCACTCAGCCcaatagagaaaaaatgagtCAAATTCTCCGAATTTTCACAAATTTGGCGGAAGAGGAAGAAATGGCGTTAGGGCTAATATTGGGGATTGGAAGGGCATTCAGGAAGAAGCGAGCTTCGTCGCTGGGTATTCTGACTTCGAAGAGGAGCCCTAAAGGCTATTACAAGGGCAAAAATTGCAAGCCCACCGGTTTCCACACTCGAAAAGGTTCTGTTTGTCACCTTCCACTTTTGTAAAATTACCCCTTGAGATTGATATTGGCACCTTTACCTGCGTTTGCTTCTCTTGCCTCTGTATGTCTCTAGCTAATGATACTGTTTGGTTGGACTTGGGTGTGTGCATTTGcatatataaacatttttaTGTGTGCAAATGGATCATGTTGTTGCTTTTGAAGGGGGAAAGGGCCTAGTTTTGCTACAAATGCTATGTTTGTTGATacaattgtgttttttttggaCA
The genomic region above belongs to Salvia hispanica cultivar TCC Black 2014 chromosome 3, UniMelb_Shisp_WGS_1.0, whole genome shotgun sequence and contains:
- the LOC125212397 gene encoding 39S ribosomal protein L41-A, mitochondrial-like; the encoded protein is MALGLILGIGRAFRKKRASSLGILTSKRSPKGYYKGKNCKPTGFHTRKGGYVVVPEKLPNYVVPDLTGFKLKPYVSQCAIQGSESAK